From the Billgrantia sulfidoxydans genome, one window contains:
- a CDS encoding MarR family winged helix-turn-helix transcriptional regulator, whose amino-acid sequence MNRVKQAIAQWQREMPELDLLPMEVVGYLKTTQLLAQERLQAFFKEYGLQLGEFDVLATLRRSGAPYRLGPTQLFETLMVSSGGMTSRLDRLEKAGLIVRSPNPEDRRGTLVSLTEEGLALMNRVVPRHVENEARMLSALSREEQQALGELLSKLLEGLVDET is encoded by the coding sequence ATGAATCGTGTCAAGCAAGCCATTGCCCAATGGCAACGGGAGATGCCCGAGCTCGACCTGCTGCCGATGGAGGTAGTGGGCTATCTGAAGACCACCCAACTGCTCGCCCAGGAGCGACTACAGGCCTTCTTCAAGGAGTACGGCCTGCAATTGGGAGAGTTCGACGTGCTGGCCACGCTGCGCCGTTCGGGAGCCCCCTACCGCCTGGGGCCGACGCAGCTGTTCGAGACACTGATGGTCTCGTCGGGAGGCATGACCAGTCGGCTGGATCGCCTGGAGAAGGCGGGCCTGATCGTGCGCTCGCCGAATCCCGAGGATCGGCGCGGCACGCTGGTATCGCTGACCGAGGAAGGCTTGGCACTGATGAACCGAGTCGTGCCCCGCCACGTGGAGAACGAGGCCAGAATGCTTTCCGCTCTCAGCCGCGAGGAACAGCAGGCATTGGGTGAGCTATTGAGCAAGCTGTTGGAGGGGTTGGTCGATGAGACCTGA
- a CDS encoding DMT family transporter yields MTNSTKPRNRTGWYALGCLLLVGSLLALSLAVAKLADGAGAPRLSFLMAAVFVAGALLLALAALRRQPMKLDRRIVEYALVSGALFALPNALGFLAVRHVGAGFVSLSFAFPILVTWVLAVGLGMERIRALRLSGVLLGLAGGVLLAWAKAGGMQGAQGWVALVLTIPLIIALGNIYRTLRWPDEAGPIYLAALMLLGGALALAPFVLAFEAQQFGQLVGSTGVLSLLLAEVAVFTVLYVFYFVLQKIAGPVYLSQIGMVAALVGTLIAVSLLGEAVPPYLGLAGGLVILGAALFHRGAARRDTTPPATAEA; encoded by the coding sequence ATGACCAACTCAACCAAGCCACGCAACCGCACCGGCTGGTACGCCCTGGGTTGCCTGCTGCTGGTCGGCAGCCTGCTGGCCCTGTCGCTGGCCGTGGCCAAGCTCGCCGACGGTGCCGGTGCTCCACGCCTGAGCTTTCTCATGGCGGCCGTTTTCGTTGCCGGCGCACTGCTCCTGGCACTGGCTGCCCTGCGGCGCCAGCCGATGAAGCTCGACCGCCGCATCGTCGAGTACGCCTTGGTCTCGGGCGCCCTTTTCGCGCTGCCCAATGCGCTGGGCTTTCTGGCGGTGCGCCACGTGGGGGCGGGATTCGTCTCGCTCAGCTTTGCCTTCCCGATCCTCGTCACCTGGGTGCTGGCGGTGGGGCTCGGCATGGAGCGCATCAGAGCGCTGCGGCTTTCCGGCGTGCTGCTGGGGCTGGCGGGCGGGGTGTTGCTGGCGTGGGCCAAGGCGGGTGGCATGCAGGGGGCCCAGGGCTGGGTGGCTTTGGTGCTGACGATTCCGCTGATCATCGCGCTGGGCAACATCTATCGCACCCTGCGCTGGCCCGACGAGGCGGGGCCGATCTACCTCGCTGCGTTGATGCTGCTGGGGGGCGCCCTGGCGCTAGCCCCCTTCGTGCTGGCGTTCGAGGCGCAGCAGTTCGGTCAACTGGTCGGCTCGACAGGGGTGCTCAGCCTGCTACTTGCCGAGGTTGCCGTCTTCACCGTGCTCTACGTCTTCTACTTCGTGCTGCAGAAAATTGCCGGCCCCGTGTACCTCAGCCAGATCGGCATGGTGGCGGCCCTGGTCGGCACGCTGATCGCCGTCTCGCTGTTGGGCGAGGCGGTGCCGCCCTACCTGGGCCTGGCGGGGGGGCTGGTGATCCTCGGTGCGGCTCTTTTCCACCGCGGCGCTGCGCGCCGTGACACGACTCCGCCTGCCACGGCGGAAGCCTGA
- a CDS encoding nitroreductase family protein, whose amino-acid sequence MSLMEALHWRYAAKRMDGRQVPRRTLDTILEAASLAPSSYGLQPYSVLVVEDPTLRERIRHAACDQPQVSECSHLLIFAAWAEVDGRHVDELVALTAAARGIDPEELEGYRQSLHAAVAGFATPEARHQWAARQAYIALGTALTAAAAERIDASPMEGFDPPALDALLGLEQQGLRSVVLLALGYRDTAQDRLAGQAKVRWPRERFVLVWDGA is encoded by the coding sequence ATGTCACTCATGGAAGCCCTGCACTGGCGCTACGCCGCCAAGCGCATGGACGGAAGGCAGGTGCCCCGGCGCACTCTCGATACCATTCTCGAGGCAGCGAGCTTGGCGCCGTCGTCCTACGGTCTACAGCCCTACAGTGTGCTGGTGGTGGAAGACCCGACGCTGCGCGAGCGGATTCGACATGCTGCGTGCGACCAGCCCCAGGTCAGCGAATGCTCCCACCTGTTGATCTTCGCCGCCTGGGCCGAAGTGGACGGCCGGCACGTGGATGAACTGGTGGCATTGACCGCCGCGGCCCGCGGTATCGACCCGGAGGAGTTGGAAGGGTACCGGCAATCGCTCCATGCTGCCGTTGCCGGCTTTGCCACCCCTGAGGCACGTCACCAGTGGGCGGCCCGACAGGCCTATATCGCCCTGGGCACGGCCTTGACCGCCGCGGCAGCGGAACGGATCGACGCCTCACCGATGGAAGGGTTCGACCCGCCCGCCCTGGACGCCCTGCTGGGCCTCGAGCAGCAGGGCCTGCGTAGCGTGGTGCTGCTGGCGCTGGGCTATCGCGACACGGCGCAAGATCGCCTGGCCGGGCAGGCCAAGGTGCGCTGGCCCAGGGAGCGCTTCGTGCTGGTATGGGACGGGGCCTAG
- a CDS encoding cupin — protein MEITRSRDFTAERAWGAKDIASMNGITTRLHWTDRPYRWHVNDGEEVFVVLDGQVEMRYRSGGVEHSRLLEVGDIFFASVGTEHVACPLGEARVLVVEKEGSV, from the coding sequence ATGGAAATCACCCGCAGCCGGGACTTCACCGCCGAGCGCGCCTGGGGCGCCAAGGACATCGCCAGCATGAACGGCATCACCACCCGCCTGCACTGGACCGACCGGCCCTACCGCTGGCACGTCAACGACGGTGAGGAGGTCTTCGTGGTGCTCGATGGCCAGGTGGAGATGCGCTATCGCAGCGGGGGCGTCGAGCATTCCCGACTGCTGGAGGTGGGCGACATCTTCTTCGCCTCGGTAGGCACCGAACATGTCGCCTGCCCGCTGGGAGAAGCCCGGGTGCTGGTGGTCGAGAAGGAGGGCAGCGTCTAG